Proteins from a genomic interval of Diospyros lotus cultivar Yz01 chromosome 6, ASM1463336v1, whole genome shotgun sequence:
- the LOC127804291 gene encoding 14-3-3-like protein D, whose product METRSHCLYMAKLAQHAGRYDDMLKFMENLVTRFISAGSPLTPDERSLLFAACKNQTGSLRDALHAMPPKDGQSGHASLAGNYGSKAESELFELCARILMLLDSHLMPSASASESRVFYLKMKGDCHRYLAECKNGSDTKRAVDAAMAAYKLAEEIAKAELAPTHPTRLSLMLNFAVFYHDTLREPEYACGMAREAFDEAAAQPSRYKSHEGTTASAAHITQLLRENYALWVSNM is encoded by the coding sequence ATGGAGACTAGATCCCACTGCCTTTACATGGCCAAACTGGCCCAGCACGCCGGCCGCTACGACGACATGCTGAAGTTCATGGAAAACCTAGTCACCCGCTTCATCTCTGCCGGCAGCCCCCTCACGCCGGACGAGCGGAGCCTCCTCTTCGCCGCCTGCAAGAACCAAACGGGCTCTCTCCGAGACGCTCTGCACGCTATGCCGCCGAAAGACGGGCAGAGCGGCCACGCCTCACTCGCCGGAAACTACGGATCCAAGGCTGAATCCGAGCTTTTCGAACTGTGCGCGAGGATTTTGATGCTTCTAGACTCGCATCTCATGCCCTCGGCTTCTGCGAGTGAGTCCAGAGTCTTCTACTTGAAGATGAAGGGCGATTGTCATCGTTACTTGGCCGAATGCAAGAACGGGAGCGACACAAAGAGGGCGGTTGATGCGGCTATGGCTGCTTATAAGTTGGCCGAGGAAATTGCCAAGGCCGAGCTTGCGCCAACACATCCCACGAGGCTCAGCTTGATGTTGAATTTCGCAGTTTTTTATCACGATACTCTGCGTGAGCCAGAATACGCTTGTGGAATGGCGAGGGAGGCCTTCGATGAAGCCGCTGCTCAGCCGAGCCGATACAAATCTCACGAAGGCACCACCGCCTCCGCCGCTCACATTACGCAGCTGCTCAGGGAAAATTATGCCCTTTGGGTTTCAAATATGTAA